A genome region from Elusimicrobiota bacterium includes the following:
- a CDS encoding ROK family protein, whose translation MRRGVRLGVDLGGTQVKMALVNERGRVLDRTEVLTTREPWGLVKSLRSAAAPWFSSALLGTGVGVAGDVDPARGVVRVSPNLGWKKVRLAALFRRAGFPGPIRMDNDATAAAWGATHLEFRGRAKNLVILTLGTGVGGGLVFDGRLYHGTTGTAGEVGHLCVEEGGDPCSCGNLGCLEAYLGGASLVRRALLAYKRRGRVVDPLNPKILAGLARKGDPVARKVWDRAANALGAALSNIVNLLNPDTILLTGGVSRGAALFLPKALRIMKQRSFLTPAQAVRVVVSERSSDLGVAGAALLVE comes from the coding sequence ATGAGACGGGGTGTTCGGTTGGGTGTGGACTTGGGTGGCACTCAGGTCAAAATGGCTTTGGTCAATGAGAGGGGTCGCGTTTTAGACCGGACGGAAGTTTTGACCACCCGCGAGCCGTGGGGGTTGGTGAAGTCCCTTCGGTCGGCCGCGGCCCCGTGGTTTTCCAGCGCCCTTTTGGGAACGGGGGTCGGGGTGGCGGGCGATGTGGATCCGGCCCGTGGCGTTGTCCGTGTTTCCCCCAATTTAGGATGGAAAAAGGTGAGATTGGCGGCCCTTTTCCGGCGGGCGGGATTTCCCGGTCCCATTCGCATGGACAACGATGCCACGGCAGCGGCGTGGGGCGCGACTCATTTGGAGTTTCGAGGCCGTGCGAAGAATCTTGTCATCCTTACGCTAGGGACCGGTGTGGGAGGGGGGCTGGTTTTCGATGGGCGTCTTTATCATGGGACGACAGGCACAGCGGGCGAAGTGGGGCACCTTTGTGTGGAGGAAGGAGGGGATCCCTGCTCTTGCGGGAATCTGGGTTGTCTGGAAGCCTATCTGGGTGGGGCTTCGCTTGTTCGGCGCGCTCTATTGGCCTACAAAAGAAGGGGACGCGTTGTTGATCCCCTGAATCCAAAAATTCTTGCGGGTCTGGCACGGAAAGGCGATCCAGTGGCTCGGAAGGTTTGGGACCGGGCGGCTAACGCTCTTGGGGCCGCGCTTTCAAACATCGTAAACCTGCTTAACCCGGACACGATCTTATTGACGGGGGGTGTTTCCCGAGGAGCGGCTCTCTTTTTGCCCAAAGCGCTGCGGATCATGAAACAGCGTTCTTTCCTTACACCTGCCCAAGCTGTTCGCGTGGTGGTTTCTGAGCGGAGCTCTGACCTCGGAGTGGCCGGGGCGGCGCTCTTAGTGGAATGA
- a CDS encoding bifunctional folylpolyglutamate synthase/dihydrofolate synthase encodes MPFSRATRNRAGARAPSPRFSKEIRPGLNRVIRALDLLGHPEESFASLLVAGTNGKGSVCAMVASSLREAGYRTGLYTSPHLIHPRERVCVNGTPVSSHDWTWAASRVAEVSRKNKLALTEFEAQTLVGFLVFERAGVDLAVLEVGLGGRLDAVNAVAAPELCVITSIGLDHTEWLGPTVRHVYLEKRGIARRGTPLLQDLPSSLHRESQRFAAVSGVPSWTLGRHVLFKVLSENTKPLGQTIRVQLEGGSWGEVTVPFWGMHQARNGALAFAALELLDRQGWRLGKRAIQEGIARAQWPGRFDVVRTCPPVVLDGAHNPAAVRELVNAWKSSPWGQQRATLIFSCLKDKDVKSMAKALSSIVRRVIVTPLVSDRARPLEDLVRVWKNFCPTESATSFREAWRKVSPDSGSPVLVTGSLYLVGEALKKLGRKK; translated from the coding sequence GTGCCCTTTTCACGCGCAACCCGCAATCGAGCGGGTGCTCGCGCTCCTTCTCCCCGCTTTTCAAAGGAGATCCGTCCCGGGCTTAACCGCGTCATCCGGGCTTTGGATTTGTTGGGACATCCGGAGGAATCCTTTGCGTCCCTTCTTGTGGCGGGGACCAACGGGAAAGGGTCGGTGTGCGCGATGGTGGCCTCCTCTCTTCGGGAGGCAGGCTACCGAACCGGTCTTTACACTTCGCCTCATTTGATTCACCCCCGGGAGCGCGTTTGTGTGAATGGAACACCCGTTTCTTCCCATGACTGGACTTGGGCCGCGTCCCGCGTGGCGGAGGTTTCTCGAAAAAACAAATTGGCGTTAACGGAATTTGAAGCGCAAACTTTGGTGGGGTTTTTGGTTTTTGAACGTGCGGGGGTGGATCTCGCTGTTCTCGAAGTGGGGCTGGGCGGTCGGTTGGACGCGGTCAACGCGGTGGCGGCCCCTGAGCTTTGCGTGATCACGTCCATTGGTCTTGATCATACGGAATGGCTTGGACCAACGGTTCGGCATGTTTATTTGGAAAAGAGAGGAATCGCTCGGAGGGGAACGCCTCTCTTACAGGATCTTCCGTCCTCTCTTCACCGGGAATCGCAACGGTTTGCGGCGGTGTCCGGAGTGCCCTCCTGGACGTTGGGGCGCCATGTTTTATTTAAGGTGTTAAGTGAAAACACGAAACCATTGGGGCAAACCATTCGGGTTCAACTGGAAGGAGGGAGTTGGGGTGAGGTGACTGTCCCCTTTTGGGGAATGCATCAGGCACGAAACGGGGCGCTGGCTTTTGCGGCTCTTGAGCTCTTGGATCGTCAGGGTTGGCGGTTGGGAAAACGAGCCATACAGGAAGGGATCGCGCGGGCCCAATGGCCCGGGCGGTTTGATGTGGTTCGGACTTGTCCTCCGGTGGTCTTAGATGGGGCCCATAACCCCGCCGCTGTTCGCGAATTGGTCAACGCGTGGAAATCCTCCCCCTGGGGGCAACAGCGAGCCACCCTGATTTTTTCCTGCTTGAAAGACAAAGATGTTAAGTCTATGGCCAAAGCGCTTTCTTCCATCGTCCGTCGTGTGATCGTGACTCCCCTGGTGTCCGACCGCGCTCGGCCTTTGGAGGACCTGGTGCGGGTGTGGAAAAACTTTTGTCCGACGGAATCGGCCACGAGTTTTCGAGAAGCCTGGCGGAAGGTTTCTCCGGATTCAGGATCTCCTGTCCTTGTGACGGGATCCCTCTATTTGGTTGGGGAAGCCCTTAAGAAATTAGGGAGAAAAAAATGA
- a CDS encoding thiamine pyrophosphate-binding protein, which yields MITNFTALSQLNSPEVSSPPLAEPDPPRIPVDKFPCTEPLILPAVQVLLAYLEQEGVDSIFGIPGGPLMPFYEGLFDRGKIRPIIAKHEEGAAFMADGYARVSGRLGVCCTTTGPGATNALTGIACAYRDSVPVMLITAQVALAAFGKGAAQESSPLGIDIVDMFKDVTKASVMLMTPERISDITRHLLRTGLTGRPGPIHLSLPADMMKTKVQADIRPPSQYRTPPELFDRRSVKEAVRLLGQAHRPVILAGYGVHLSRAYAELLSLAEQQRIPVATTPKAKGVFPEDHILSLGVFGFAGSPQADAILLSEDVDLVLAIGTSFGESSSHAWDPRFIQGKKLMHIDVDPREIGKNYPVQVGLVGDAKQVLLEMSYQFLRDTKWKDGTHDLGYRLAAVRATKAMYQRSLDAQLMMDDSMPIKPQRLMDELRRAIPPNGILFVDIGNVMAWALHYYTVIEPGTFFLNMGFGSMGHGVAAAIGGKLAIKDRPVFALVGDGSFAMNGMEIHTAVENNIPVVWVVMNNGGHGMVHLGEKVQFKKKFNTSLFNHPLQIAEMAKAMGAEGIRVEDPKELSKALHRAMGINRPCVIEVMTDQDAIPPLGVRMATLEKFFQSGK from the coding sequence ATGATTACAAACTTTACCGCACTTTCTCAACTCAATTCCCCCGAAGTCAGTTCCCCGCCCCTTGCAGAACCAGATCCACCCCGAATTCCCGTTGATAAATTTCCTTGCACGGAGCCACTCATTCTTCCGGCGGTTCAAGTTCTTCTGGCCTATCTCGAACAAGAAGGAGTGGATTCTATTTTTGGAATACCTGGAGGCCCTCTCATGCCTTTTTATGAGGGTCTCTTTGATCGGGGGAAAATCCGTCCGATTATCGCGAAGCATGAAGAGGGCGCGGCTTTTATGGCGGATGGTTACGCTCGGGTTTCCGGGCGATTGGGCGTGTGTTGCACCACCACCGGCCCTGGGGCGACCAACGCCTTAACGGGAATCGCCTGCGCCTATCGAGACTCGGTCCCGGTCATGCTCATTACGGCTCAAGTGGCCTTAGCCGCGTTTGGGAAAGGAGCCGCACAAGAAAGCTCCCCGTTAGGGATTGATATCGTGGATATGTTCAAGGACGTGACGAAAGCCAGCGTGATGTTAATGACCCCCGAACGGATCTCTGACATTACCCGTCACCTTCTCCGCACAGGGTTGACTGGTCGCCCCGGACCCATTCACTTGAGTCTCCCGGCGGACATGATGAAAACAAAAGTACAGGCAGACATTCGCCCTCCATCCCAGTACCGAACCCCTCCTGAACTTTTCGACCGCCGGTCTGTCAAGGAAGCTGTTCGACTTCTCGGTCAGGCCCACCGACCTGTTATCTTGGCGGGGTACGGTGTCCATCTGTCCCGTGCCTATGCGGAGCTTCTCTCTTTAGCTGAACAGCAACGGATCCCTGTGGCGACAACCCCGAAAGCCAAGGGGGTCTTTCCAGAAGATCATATTCTCTCCTTGGGGGTCTTTGGGTTTGCGGGTTCTCCTCAGGCGGACGCCATCCTTCTTTCTGAAGATGTGGATTTAGTCTTAGCGATTGGAACCAGTTTTGGTGAGTCGAGTTCCCACGCCTGGGATCCCCGTTTTATTCAGGGGAAAAAACTCATGCATATTGACGTGGATCCCCGGGAAATTGGGAAGAATTATCCGGTTCAGGTGGGCCTTGTTGGCGATGCGAAACAGGTTCTCCTGGAGATGAGTTATCAGTTCCTTCGCGATACGAAATGGAAAGACGGGACCCATGACTTAGGCTATCGTCTCGCGGCCGTTCGAGCGACGAAAGCCATGTATCAACGATCTTTGGATGCTCAACTCATGATGGACGATTCCATGCCGATCAAACCCCAACGATTGATGGATGAGTTACGACGGGCCATTCCGCCCAATGGAATCTTATTTGTGGATATTGGAAATGTCATGGCGTGGGCCCTTCACTACTACACAGTGATAGAGCCCGGTACGTTTTTTCTTAATATGGGTTTCGGTTCCATGGGGCATGGCGTTGCAGCGGCCATAGGGGGGAAACTGGCGATCAAGGACCGGCCCGTTTTCGCCTTGGTTGGAGATGGGTCTTTTGCCATGAACGGGATGGAAATCCACACGGCTGTGGAGAATAATATCCCTGTCGTTTGGGTTGTCATGAACAATGGAGGCCATGGGATGGTCCATCTTGGCGAAAAAGTTCAGTTCAAGAAAAAATTCAACACTTCTCTTTTTAACCATCCCCTGCAAATTGCCGAAATGGCAAAAGCCATGGGGGCGGAAGGGATTCGTGTTGAGGATCCCAAAGAACTCTCAAAGGCTCTTCATCGTGCGATGGGTATAAACAGGCCATGTGTGATTGAGGTCATGACCGATCAGGACGCTATTCCTCCATTAGGGGTCCGGATGGCCACGCTTGAGAAATTTTTTCAAAGCGGAAAATAA
- a CDS encoding tryptophan synthase subunit alpha, whose protein sequence is MPVNRIDKLFSDLKIRKKKALIAYVTGGYPTLSIMDRAVRDLVRSGVDLVEVGIPFSDPIADGPTLQFSSQKALEAGVTPVTVLDWVKVFRKTHETPVVLMTYMNPLQRMGLDVFARRARAAGVDGIIVPDLIIEEGGALEKALTRVGIHLIYLVAPTTPPKRRAAIARRSRGFLYAVSLTGVTGVRRALPKSLGSFLADVRRKSPLPVAVGFGISDPRQARTAALHADGVIVGSAFVNRLKNRESLAPFARSLRHSLDSVTRRS, encoded by the coding sequence ATTCCTGTGAATAGAATCGACAAACTTTTTTCGGATTTAAAAATCCGCAAAAAAAAGGCGCTCATCGCGTATGTGACCGGTGGGTATCCCACGCTTTCGATCATGGACCGAGCGGTGCGGGATCTTGTGCGATCCGGTGTGGATTTGGTGGAAGTGGGGATTCCTTTTTCCGATCCCATCGCCGACGGCCCCACCCTTCAGTTCTCTTCTCAAAAAGCCCTGGAAGCGGGGGTGACCCCCGTCACTGTTTTGGATTGGGTGAAGGTGTTCCGGAAGACTCATGAGACCCCTGTTGTTCTGATGACGTATATGAACCCTCTTCAACGGATGGGGCTTGATGTTTTCGCGCGTCGTGCTCGGGCGGCGGGCGTGGATGGAATTATTGTTCCTGATCTTATTATAGAGGAGGGGGGCGCGCTTGAAAAAGCCTTGACGCGTGTGGGGATTCACTTGATTTACCTCGTTGCTCCGACCACTCCCCCGAAACGCCGAGCCGCCATCGCCCGTCGGTCTCGGGGGTTCCTTTACGCTGTTTCTTTAACGGGGGTCACCGGCGTGCGCCGTGCTCTTCCAAAATCATTGGGGTCGTTCTTGGCGGACGTTCGGCGAAAGTCGCCTCTCCCCGTGGCCGTGGGTTTTGGAATTTCGGACCCGAGGCAGGCCCGGACGGCAGCGCTTCACGCCGATGGAGTTATCGTGGGGTCCGCTTTTGTGAATCGGCTAAAAAATCGGGAGTCGTTAGCTCCTTTTGCGCGCTCGTTACGTCACTCATTGGATTCTGTCACAAGGAGATCTTGA
- the rfbB gene encoding dTDP-glucose 4,6-dehydratase — MKLLVTGGAGFIGSHFVRYWLKKHSADRVTTLDKLTYAGTLENLADVLTSSRHRFVRGDIGDGRTVKRVLAGVDSVVHFAAETHVDRSLLDANPFLQTNVQGTYTLVHAAREAGVRRFLHVSTDEVYGSVGKGKSRETALLNPTSPYAASKAASDLVVLSQWLTYRYPVLVTRCTNNYGPQQHPEKFLPLFITNALEGVPLPLYGRGLNVRNWIHVLDHCEALDRVLKQGRPGGIYNIAGAREYKNIDVARKILNELGRPGDLLNFVKDREGHDQRYAPDTQKIFRELGWRPKRSFEEGLVEMLDWYRTNERWWRAIRGKKGGFKNYYKKQYATRLKTARA; from the coding sequence ATGAAACTCTTGGTAACCGGAGGCGCTGGTTTTATCGGATCCCATTTCGTTCGGTATTGGTTAAAGAAACATTCGGCCGATCGTGTTACAACTCTTGATAAACTGACTTACGCGGGGACACTTGAAAATTTAGCGGACGTCCTCACATCCTCCCGCCATCGGTTTGTTCGGGGAGACATCGGTGACGGGCGAACGGTTAAGCGGGTTCTGGCTGGCGTTGATTCGGTGGTCCATTTTGCAGCGGAAACCCATGTGGACCGATCTCTCCTGGATGCGAACCCCTTTCTGCAGACGAATGTTCAAGGGACTTATACGTTGGTTCACGCCGCGCGCGAGGCCGGTGTTCGGCGGTTCCTTCACGTTTCCACAGACGAAGTATATGGATCGGTGGGTAAGGGAAAATCTCGGGAAACCGCTCTTCTCAACCCGACCAGCCCTTACGCCGCGTCCAAGGCGGCGTCTGACTTGGTGGTCCTCTCCCAGTGGCTCACGTACAGATACCCTGTGCTCGTGACTCGGTGCACCAACAATTATGGCCCGCAACAGCACCCGGAGAAATTTCTGCCTCTTTTTATTACGAACGCTTTAGAGGGGGTCCCCTTGCCTCTTTATGGTCGCGGGTTGAATGTTCGAAATTGGATTCATGTTTTAGACCATTGTGAGGCCTTGGACCGTGTGTTGAAACAGGGACGGCCAGGGGGAATTTACAATATTGCTGGCGCGCGCGAATACAAGAACATCGACGTGGCCCGAAAGATATTGAACGAACTGGGGCGGCCCGGCGACCTCTTGAATTTTGTGAAAGACCGAGAGGGTCACGATCAGCGCTACGCCCCCGACACCCAAAAAATTTTCCGGGAATTGGGATGGCGCCCGAAGCGATCTTTTGAGGAGGGCCTTGTGGAAATGCTGGACTGGTATCGAACCAACGAAAGATGGTGGCGTGCCATTCGAGGTAAGAAGGGCGGGTTCAAAAACTATTACAAAAAACAATACGCCACGCGTCTTAAAACGGCTCGCGCGTAA
- the trpB gene encoding tryptophan synthase subunit beta, whose translation MGKWPDRRGYFGAYGGRWVPETLVGPLVELEAAFRAARRDPSFREELVDLLGSFAGRPTPLMFARNLTMRLGGARIFLKREDLCHTGAHKVNNTLGQCLLAKRLGKKRVIAETGAGQHGVGTATACALLGLSCEVYMGAEDMERQALNVFRMRSMGAKVIPVTSGSRTLKDAINEAMRDWVTNVRTTFYCIGSVVGPHPYPWMVREFQSVIGREVKRQIREFQTDRPDALVACVGGGSNAIGLFAPFYDTPTVQFFGVEAGGEGIRSGRHSATLCTGSPGVLHGARTYVMQDQHGQVLGTHSISAGLDYPAVGPEHAFYKDSGRATYVSVTDREALAGFRLLNETEGLSAALESSHALGLLPRLVRRMKKSQTVVLGLSGRGDKDMGQLTKMLDLK comes from the coding sequence ATGGGTAAGTGGCCAGACCGGCGGGGCTATTTTGGGGCGTATGGGGGGAGGTGGGTCCCGGAAACGTTGGTCGGTCCCTTGGTCGAGTTGGAGGCGGCGTTTCGGGCGGCTCGTCGGGACCCGTCGTTTCGGGAGGAACTGGTGGACCTTTTGGGGTCTTTTGCGGGCCGACCCACTCCGCTGATGTTTGCTCGAAATCTCACGATGCGATTGGGTGGGGCTCGGATCTTTTTGAAGCGGGAAGATCTTTGTCATACGGGGGCTCACAAAGTCAACAACACGTTGGGGCAATGTTTACTGGCCAAGCGGTTGGGTAAAAAACGTGTCATTGCTGAGACAGGGGCTGGTCAGCATGGGGTGGGGACAGCCACGGCCTGTGCTCTTTTGGGGCTTTCCTGTGAAGTGTATATGGGGGCTGAGGATATGGAACGGCAGGCCCTGAACGTGTTTCGCATGCGGAGCATGGGAGCGAAAGTGATCCCTGTGACGTCTGGATCGCGAACTCTCAAGGACGCCATCAATGAAGCGATGCGGGATTGGGTGACCAACGTCCGCACGACTTTCTACTGTATTGGGTCGGTGGTGGGGCCACACCCCTATCCTTGGATGGTGCGGGAATTTCAAAGCGTGATCGGTCGGGAAGTGAAACGTCAAATTCGGGAATTTCAAACGGATCGTCCGGACGCCCTCGTGGCCTGCGTGGGAGGGGGATCAAACGCCATCGGCCTTTTCGCTCCTTTTTACGACACGCCCACCGTTCAGTTTTTTGGTGTTGAGGCCGGCGGCGAGGGAATTCGGTCAGGACGTCATTCGGCGACCCTCTGCACGGGAAGCCCCGGTGTCTTGCACGGCGCGCGGACCTATGTGATGCAAGATCAGCACGGTCAGGTGTTGGGGACCCATTCCATCTCCGCTGGGCTGGATTATCCCGCCGTGGGACCTGAACACGCTTTTTACAAGGATTCCGGGCGTGCCACTTACGTATCGGTCACCGATCGGGAAGCGTTGGCGGGTTTTCGCCTTTTAAACGAAACGGAAGGGCTCTCCGCTGCGCTGGAATCGTCTCACGCGTTAGGGCTTCTTCCTCGACTTGTTCGCCGGATGAAAAAATCCCAGACGGTTGTCCTTGGGCTTTCCGGAAGGGGCGATAAAGATATGGGGCAATTGACGAAAATGTTAGATCTTAAATGA
- a CDS encoding UDP-glucose/GDP-mannose dehydrogenase family protein, translated as MNSKHVAVVGSGYVGLVTGACLAEIGHRVTCVDADRAKIQMLKKGEIPIYEPGLPEVVAANRKAKRLQFTTRLEDAMKHAEYVFIAVNTPPLPNGEADLSYVETVARQVGRVLRRYTVVIDKSTVPVNTGDKVRQTLLLHGKKEIPFDVVSNPEFLREGTAVRDFMKPDRIVVGVESRKAETMMRELYSPLKCPVIVTDIKSAELIKHASNSFLATKISFANALAALCDRVGADVSLVTAGMGADPRIGTSFLRAGLGYGGSCFPKDVSAFIHMAEKEGVDFKILRAVREVNDHARMWAVDRLKKALWNLRDKTIAVWGLAFKPETDDLRNAPALDIIQRLQSEGCRVNAYDPVAMVKARGHLKNVRYCRTPYDAARGADAILLCTEWKEFRDVDLQKVKALLRTPVFLDGRNLYDPAHVAALGFQYHSVGRVAPSVG; from the coding sequence ATGAATTCTAAACATGTTGCGGTGGTGGGGAGTGGGTATGTGGGGCTGGTCACCGGCGCTTGCTTAGCGGAAATAGGTCACCGGGTCACCTGTGTGGATGCGGATCGCGCGAAGATTCAGATGCTCAAGAAAGGGGAAATTCCCATTTACGAACCCGGCCTTCCGGAAGTTGTCGCCGCGAACCGAAAAGCGAAACGGCTTCAATTCACCACACGCTTGGAAGACGCGATGAAGCATGCCGAATACGTATTTATTGCGGTCAATACCCCCCCCCTCCCGAACGGCGAAGCCGATCTGTCTTATGTGGAGACGGTGGCTCGGCAAGTGGGCCGCGTCTTACGCCGGTACACCGTCGTTATCGATAAGTCCACGGTTCCTGTGAACACCGGGGACAAAGTTCGTCAAACCCTCTTGCTCCATGGAAAAAAAGAGATTCCCTTTGACGTGGTCTCCAACCCGGAGTTTTTGCGAGAAGGCACCGCTGTCCGTGATTTCATGAAGCCGGACCGAATCGTTGTGGGGGTGGAATCTCGCAAGGCCGAAACCATGATGCGGGAGCTTTACTCTCCGCTTAAATGCCCGGTGATCGTTACCGATATCAAGAGCGCCGAGTTAATTAAACACGCGTCGAACTCTTTTCTTGCGACAAAAATATCTTTTGCCAACGCGCTCGCCGCTCTCTGCGATCGGGTGGGAGCTGACGTTTCTCTCGTGACGGCCGGGATGGGAGCGGATCCGCGGATTGGGACTTCGTTCCTTCGGGCTGGGCTGGGGTATGGGGGGTCTTGTTTCCCGAAAGACGTGAGCGCTTTTATTCACATGGCGGAGAAGGAAGGTGTGGACTTTAAAATTCTTCGGGCGGTTCGGGAAGTGAACGATCACGCTCGGATGTGGGCGGTGGATCGACTGAAAAAGGCCCTGTGGAATTTGCGCGATAAAACCATCGCGGTCTGGGGACTTGCCTTTAAGCCGGAAACAGACGATTTACGCAACGCCCCCGCCCTGGACATTATCCAACGGCTACAATCGGAAGGCTGTCGGGTGAACGCCTATGACCCTGTGGCGATGGTCAAGGCACGCGGTCATTTGAAAAATGTTCGGTATTGTCGAACGCCGTACGATGCCGCCCGTGGAGCTGACGCGATTCTTCTCTGTACGGAATGGAAAGAGTTTCGTGATGTGGATCTTCAGAAAGTTAAAGCTCTTTTACGAACGCCGGTGTTCTTGGACGGTCGGAATCTCTATGACCCCGCTCACGTCGCGGCTCTGGGATTTCAATACCACAGCGTTGGGCGTGTCGCCCCATCCGTCGGATAA
- a CDS encoding acetyl-CoA carboxylase carboxyltransferase subunit beta translates to MAIDEPGQKKRVPHGLWTKCPKCEQIIYNKELEKNLKVCPKCQYNLRASARERIDQIFDQGTFVEFAGNLTAADPLGFRDSTSYVDRVKESRKKTGEKEAIVAGVGKIEGQAVSSAILDFGFMGGSMGSVVGEKVTLAIERGLADEIPVLVVSSSGGARMQEGILSLFQMAKTSVALGRLEKERLPFVSLVTDPTTGGVTASFAMLGDVIVAEPKALIAFAGPRVIEQTIRQTLPQGFQQSEFLLKHGMVDMVVDRPQMKKRLANLFAFFMAARKFSV, encoded by the coding sequence ATGGCCATCGATGAACCCGGACAAAAAAAACGTGTGCCCCATGGGCTCTGGACCAAATGCCCTAAGTGCGAACAAATCATTTACAACAAGGAGCTCGAAAAAAATCTCAAGGTCTGTCCCAAATGCCAATACAACTTGCGCGCCAGCGCGCGGGAACGCATCGATCAAATTTTCGATCAGGGGACCTTTGTGGAATTTGCGGGAAATTTGACAGCGGCGGATCCATTGGGGTTTCGTGACTCAACGTCTTACGTGGACCGCGTCAAAGAGAGCCGAAAGAAAACAGGTGAGAAGGAAGCGATTGTTGCCGGTGTCGGAAAAATCGAAGGCCAGGCCGTTTCCTCGGCAATTTTGGATTTCGGGTTTATGGGGGGGAGTATGGGGAGTGTGGTGGGGGAAAAAGTGACCCTGGCCATCGAACGGGGGCTCGCGGATGAAATTCCCGTTTTGGTTGTTTCTTCCTCGGGGGGGGCGCGCATGCAGGAAGGAATCCTTTCCCTTTTTCAAATGGCCAAAACGAGTGTGGCCTTGGGCCGACTGGAAAAAGAACGACTGCCCTTCGTTTCTCTGGTGACGGACCCCACCACCGGTGGGGTAACGGCTAGTTTTGCCATGTTGGGTGATGTGATTGTGGCGGAACCCAAAGCCCTGATCGCGTTTGCGGGGCCCCGGGTGATCGAACAAACCATTCGACAGACGCTTCCTCAGGGATTTCAACAGTCTGAATTCCTTTTAAAACACGGGATGGTGGATATGGTGGTGGACCGCCCGCAAATGAAGAAGCGGCTCGCGAACCTTTTCGCTTTTTTTATGGCCGCACGAAAATTCTCGGTCTAG
- a CDS encoding methyltransferase domain-containing protein, which yields MNLLKNTKRDLSNICPPVVSDREGLDRLAQLGMGFRGFRALTLAIELEIFDSLEMAHGRLEFLSQKLCLLPHHLSQLLDVLVALGFLTKKANIYRHTQFSRNWFRKVGSKSMARNLKFQSFLVQAYADLPKTFKRGRPTQSLGRLLSRRKDFLTDYIAGMAEIAKGPSIVLAKSIDLRGVRQILDVGGGHGLFSLALLKKKSTLHADILDFPSTLEMTKKFIPSRRYKGRVSFLKGDYRSTPFRRRYYDLILFSHVLHDEDPSTILLLLKKARAALAPTGKILIHDFFTNEEGLTPLFSLLLGFQLASYTTAGRCYSVKDLRFWLRETGFKSLWVKTINANLPSATMAILARED from the coding sequence ATGAATTTATTGAAAAATACAAAAAGAGATTTATCGAACATTTGTCCTCCCGTTGTGAGTGATCGGGAAGGTCTGGATCGATTGGCTCAGCTAGGGATGGGGTTTCGCGGTTTTAGAGCCCTGACCTTAGCTATTGAGCTCGAGATTTTCGACTCGCTTGAAATGGCTCATGGTCGTCTTGAATTTCTTTCCCAAAAACTCTGTCTACTTCCGCATCATTTAAGTCAATTACTCGATGTCCTTGTGGCACTTGGTTTTCTTACTAAAAAAGCCAACATTTATCGCCATACTCAATTTTCAAGGAACTGGTTTCGAAAGGTCGGGAGCAAGAGCATGGCGAGGAATTTGAAATTCCAATCTTTTTTGGTGCAGGCCTATGCAGACCTCCCTAAAACATTCAAAAGAGGGCGCCCCACCCAAAGCTTGGGTCGCCTTCTTTCTCGAAGGAAAGATTTTCTAACCGATTATATTGCCGGGATGGCCGAAATAGCTAAAGGGCCGTCTATCGTTTTGGCCAAGTCCATAGATCTTCGTGGTGTTCGTCAGATTCTTGATGTCGGAGGCGGGCATGGATTGTTTTCCCTGGCCTTGTTGAAAAAGAAATCAACACTTCATGCGGATATCCTTGATTTTCCATCAACTCTAGAAATGACTAAAAAGTTTATCCCGTCTCGCCGCTATAAAGGGAGAGTTTCGTTCCTCAAGGGGGATTATCGATCAACCCCATTCAGGCGGCGTTATTATGACCTCATCCTTTTTTCGCATGTGTTGCATGATGAAGACCCCTCCACCATTCTCCTTCTTCTGAAAAAAGCACGCGCCGCTTTGGCGCCAACGGGAAAAATTCTAATTCATGATTTCTTTACTAATGAAGAAGGATTGACCCCTCTCTTTAGTCTCCTTTTGGGGTTCCAATTGGCGTCTTACACGACGGCAGGTCGATGTTATTCTGTTAAAGACTTAAGATTTTGGTTGAGGGAAACGGGTTTCAAATCACTTTGGGTAAAAACCATTAATGCGAACCTGCCTTCCGCGACAATGGCCATACTTGCCCGAGAAGATTAA